In the genome of Vicia villosa cultivar HV-30 ecotype Madison, WI linkage group LG7, Vvil1.0, whole genome shotgun sequence, one region contains:
- the LOC131617834 gene encoding uncharacterized protein LOC131617834: MESELVKRRIHTITAHFTSTDDNEISPSHLLPMNCSGSVNSMFRRHGNNIYFASQASSAYGYCMRHTSLKKGGSTSFVAPKTNGAKCDAPPNYGKPPCFARPTGNESIVSNSVAQSMTKAQGHDFDAYGPPTFARPSKQTKPGEQLNNDKRIHNSEIGVEWSPRLDVAKSKGNYVIRVEVPGASVDDIRVEVDDQKLSIKGRRSSSSWKVAGCPNGCAVSSYLKREIPYGPFEVVWPLPIGVNKDNISAEFLDGFLQIIVPKV; this comes from the exons ATGGAGAGCGAGTTGGTGAAACGCAGAATTCATACAATCACAGCTCACTTTACTTCCACAGACGATAATGAGATTTCACCAAGCCACCTTCTTCCCATG AATTGCAGTGGTAGTGTGAATTCCATGTTTAGGAGACATGGCAATAACATATATTTTGCAAGCCAAGCATCTTCTGCCTATGGCTATTGTATGAGGCACACATCACTTAAAAAG GGTGGCTCAACATCTTTTGTCGCTCCAAAAACCAATGGTGCTAAATGTGATGCTCCTCCTAATTATGGAAAACCACCATGTTTTGCAAGACCTACAGGGAATGAATCAATAGTTTCGAATTCAGTTGCGCAATCAATGACTAAAGCGCAAGGCCATGATTTCGATGCATATGGGCCACCTACATTTGCTAGGCCAAGCAAACAGACTAAACCAGGAGAGCAGttaaataatgacaaaagaatACACAATTCTGAAATTG gtGTTGAGTGGTCACCTAGATTGGATGTTGCAAAATCAAAAGGTAATTATGTTATCAGGGTGGAAGTTCCTGGTGCGAGTGTTGATGACATAAGAGTGGAGGTTGATGATCAAAA GTTATCTATCAAAGGTAGACGCTCTAGTAGTTCTTGGAAAGTAGCAGGTTGTCCAAATGGTTGTGCAGTTTCTTCATATCTTAAGAGAGAGATACCATATGGACCATTTGAGGTTGTGTGGCCACTTCCTATTGGTGTGAACAAGGACAATATCTCAGCTGAATTTTT GGATGGATTTCTACAAATTATAGTTCCTAAAGTTTGA
- the LOC131619687 gene encoding uncharacterized protein LOC131619687 translates to MEWTLAKKKDFRVFSQRWDTFPFNGVRRIREDECLVSIYFSEIQDRIRAKDVFELFGCHGNVVEVVIPPKPNNFGKRYGFARFTNVEDVRMLAVRLDNIVIDGKKMHANVPRFERKRRPGGGGGSGGL, encoded by the coding sequence ATGGAGTGGACGTTAGCCAAGAAGAAAGATTTTCGGGTCTTTAGTCAGAGATGGGATACTTTTCCGTTCAACGGAGTGCGCAGAATCAGGGAGGATGAATGTTTAGTCTCCATCTACTTCTCTGAAATTCAGGATCGTATTAGGGCTAAGGATGTCTTTGAGTTATTTGGGTGTCATGGAAATGTGGTGGAAGTGGTTATCCCGCCCAAGCCGAATAATTTCGGTAAGAGGTATGGTTTTGCTCGGTTTACTAACGTGGAAGACGTGCGAATGCTGGCTGTGAGGTTGGATAATATTGTGATAGACGGTAAGAAGATGCATGCCAACGTTCCAAGGTTTGAAAGGAAGAGGAGACCAGGGGGTGGTGGGGGTTCGGGAGGCTTATAG
- the LOC131619688 gene encoding uncharacterized protein LOC131619688: MAQSFWRQDEVDFSASNSEGMSRGLIILWNARIMEVLLSFRGPDFLGIKVIWKDRMYYVCNVYSACVLSAKRTLWAKLLDLQACYCDGEWLIGGDFNAVKNRGERLGRSVGGNQTEWGEFSSFIDNSGLIDVPCKGKRFSWFSGDGKHKSRIDRFLVSNNIISRWGVVGQLVGLRDISDHCPEWLVVDNKDWGPKPFKFNNEWFQHKELMPFLEREWKELIVNGHGDYVLKEKLRILKRKILWWSANIFGKIDLDMEEGVREINSIDDLDPDIVVEEDVRGNANRKFWLNLKIKENMIKQKARVRWINDGDVNSKYFHSLMKKRLEKELHRSYLY, encoded by the coding sequence ATGGCCCAAAGTTTTTGGCGTCAAGACGAAGTCGATTTTTCTGCCTCAAATTCTGAAGGTATGTCCAGAGGCCTTATCATTTTATGGAATGCTAGAATTATGGAGGTGTTGCTTAGTTTTAGAGGGCCAGATTTTCTTGGTATTAAAGTTATATGGAAGGATAGGATGTATTATGTGTGCAACGTATATTCTGCCTGTGTTCTGTCAGCGAAGCGTACTCTTTGGGCTAAATTGCTGGATTTGCAGGCTTGTTATTGTGACGGTGAGTGGCTTATCGGGGGCGATTTTAATGCCGTTAAGAATAGAGGAGAGAGATTAGGAAGGTCCGTGGGAGGCAACCAAACAGAGTGGGGAGAGTTTTCCAGCTTTATAGACAATTCTGGTTTAATTGACGTTCCATGTAAAGGGAAGAGATTCAGTTGGTTCAGCGGAGACGGAAAACACAAAAGTCGTATTGATAGGTTTCTCGTGTCTAACAATATCATCTCTAGGTGGGGAGTAGTTGGGCAACTCGTGGGGTTGAGAGACATTTCTGACCACTGTCCCGAGTGGTTAGTGGTGGATAACAAGGATTGGGGACCGAAGCCATTTAAATTCAACAACGAGTGGTTTCAACATAAAGAACTCATGCCTTTTTTGGAAAGGGAATGGAAGGAGCTGATTGTTAACGGTCATGGTGATTAtgtcttgaaggaaaaattgAGAAtcttaaaaaggaaaatattatGGTGGAGTGCTAACATCTTCGGCAAAATCGATTTGGACATGGAGGAAGGGGTGAGGGAGATCAATTCTATCGATGATCTTGATCCGGATATTGTGGTGGAGGAGGACGTTAGGGGTAACGCGAATAGAAAGTTTTGGTTGAATCTTAAAATCAAGGAGAACATGATTAAACAAAAGGCGAGAGTGAGATGGATAAATGATGGTGACGTTAACAGTAAGTATTTTCATTCGCTTATGAAAAAAAGGCTTGAGAAGGAATTACATAGGAGCTATCTCTACTGA